From Watersipora subatra chromosome 8, tzWatSuba1.1, whole genome shotgun sequence, a single genomic window includes:
- the LOC137402784 gene encoding uncharacterized protein has product MGELPDERLQKVPPFTYTGMDCFGPFVVKERCSELKRYGLLFTCLYNRAVHIEVIDDLTTDAFINSLRCFLAIRESVKKLFCDYGTNFIGGKNELKRQFEFMSHESLKKYLANKQIEFLTTTPTASHQGGIWER; this is encoded by the coding sequence ATGGGAGAATTACCCGATGAACGCCTACAGAAGGTCCCGCCATTCACTTATACCGGCATGGACTGCTTTGGACCCTTTGTGGTCAAAGAACGTTGCTCTGAACTTAAGCGATATGGGCTGCTGTTTACATGCTTGTACAACAGAGCAGTACACATAGAGGTCATAGATGATCTTACCACAGATGCCTTTATAAATAGTTTGAGATGTTTTCTCGCTATTCGTGAATCAGTAAAGAAACTATTCTGTGACTATGGAACAAATTTCATTGGGGGAAAGAATGAACTTAAACGACAGTTTGAGTTCATGTCACACGAAAGCTTGAAAAAATATCTTGCGAACAAGCAGATAGAGTTCCTTACAACGACACCCACTGCCAGCCATCAGGGAGGCATCTGGGAACGTTAA
- the LOC137402783 gene encoding uncharacterized protein: MPKEAATSRVLYDELPPQMDLPRNAAKTYTHRTQMSQTEELMDADGKISQDDIQFLNILENGVTQHEGHYSFPLPFREVPILPDNQRQAEKLLQQLVKIFQRDPAYYDEYAKYMAELFQLGHAEVVSEDNPGQCWYIPHFGVRHPKKNKLRVVFDASAHYQGMSINDHLLQGPDQMNNLTDEDLTPTKTCRMTVHLFEASSSPGVAAFGLKKVAKDNQHISTDAAKFLYNDFYVDDGLMSVSNTEAAKALIRQAVEICRKANLRLHKFISNSEKVLSAIPHTETVSQHLNILSGSTQRVLGLEWSVKNDSFRFLNNLKPKPATRRGIFSVVSQIYDPLGFLAPFILTGKNILRRVNQAGLNWDAPVSEDMNKEWQRWLQQLDDLQEISIQRCYKPKDFGTVVRTELHHFCDASTHGLRACSYLRLISDVGNVCCILVLAKSKVAPSKSTTIPRLELQSAVIASRLSSAVKLELKQEIDQEYFWSDSKIAPGYIQNSSRCFYVYVANRVQEVRDKTHPEQWRHVSTEDNPADMASRGLMVNALKQIEANKTFKLKLKTPTIFQREEAQKLVIKITQKEHFRAEYLALQKEESLPKNSFILALNPFLDDAGLLRVGGRASKATHLLMHEKHPILIPKNSFLAKLLMQNAHDKAILEEHKL; the protein is encoded by the exons ATGCCCAAGGAAGCAGCTACCTCAAGAGTATTATATGACGAGCTCCCACCACAGATGGACCTGCCA AGAAATGCAGCCAAGACATATACCCATAGAACACAGATGTCACAAACTGAAGAACTGATGGATGCTGATGGTAAGATCTCTCAGGACGACATTCAGTTTCTCAATATCTTAGAAAATGGAGTCACCCAACACGAGGGTCATTACAGCTTTCCTCTACCTTTTAGAGAAGTACCTATCTTACCAGATAACCAAAGGCAAGCTGAAAAGCTATTACAACAGCTAGTGAAAATTTTCCAACGTGATCCAGCATACTATGATGAGTACGCTAAGTACATGGCAGAGTTGTTCCAGCTCGGACACGCTGAAGTAGTAAGTGAAGACAATCCAGGACAGTGCTGGTATATTCCACACTTTGGTGTTCGTCACCCCAAGAAAAACAAGCTACGGGTAGTGTTTGATGCCAGTGCACACTACCAAGGCATGTCCATCAATGATCACCTCTTACAAGGTCCAGATCAGATGAATAATTTGACTG ATGAAGACTTGACACCAACCAAAACTTGTCGCATGACTGTGCATCTGTTCGAGGCTTCATCTTCTCCAGGTGTGGCAGCCTTTGGCTTGAAGAAAGTAGCCAAAGACAATCAACATATATCAACAGATGCAGCCAAGTTTCTGTACAATGACTTCTACGTCGATGATGGGCTTATGAGTGTAAGCAATACTGAAGCAGCCAAAGCCTTAATTAGGCAAGCGGTAGAGATATGCAGAAAGGCCAACCTTCGTCTGCACAAATTCATATCAAACAGTGAGAAAGTTCTGTCAGCTATTCCTCACACAGAAACTGTTTCTCAACATCTGAATATTCTATCAGGAAGCACACAGAGAGTTCTAGGACTAGAATGGTCTGTCAAAAATGACAGTTTCCGGTTCCTGAACAATCTGAAACCAAAACCTGCTACCCGCAGAGGCATTTTTTCTGTAGTGTCACAAATCTACGATCCTCTAGGTTTTTTAGCTCCCTTCATCTTAACAGGAAAAAACATTCTACGAAGAGTTAATCAGGCGGGGCTAAACTGGGATGCGCCCGTATCTGAAGATATGAATAAAGAATGGCAAAGGTGGTTGCAACAGCTTGATGATCTACAAGAGATAAGCATTCAGCGTTGCTACAAGCCCAAGGATTTTGGCACGGTGGTCAGGACTGAGCTGCACCACTTTTGTGACGCTAGCACTCATGGGCTAAGAGCATGCTCCTACCTTCGCCTAATCAGTGATGTAGGCAATGTCTGTTGTATCTTAGTCCTAGCCAAGTCAAAGGTAGCTCCAAGCAAATCCACCACAATACCAAGACTTGAGCTACAATCTGCAGTGATAGCCTCTAGGTTGAGCTCTGCAGTCAAACTGGAACTAAAGCAGGAGATAGACCAGGAATATTTCTGGAGTGATTCAAAGATAGCTCCGGGCTATATCCAGAATAGCTCTAGATGCTTTTACGTTTATGTTGCCAACCGTGTTCAAGAGGTTCGAGATAAAACTCACCCTGAACAGTGGAGGCATGTTTCTACTGAAGACAACCCTGCTGACATGGCTTCACGGGGTCTTATGGTCAATGCGCTAAAG CAAATTGAAGCAAATAAAACCTTCAAACTTAAACTCAAGACACCCACAATTTTTCAAAGAGAGGAAGCTCAAAAGTTGGTGATTAAAATCACCCAAAAAGAACACTTTAGAGCAGAGTATCTGGCTCTACAGAAAGAGGAAAGCCTTccaaaaaacagttttatactAGCACTCAACCCTTTCCTGGATGACGCCGGATTACTCCGTGTTGGTGGGAGAGCTAGTAAAGCAACTCACCTTCTCATGCATGAAAAACATCCAATATTGATACCCAAGAACAGTTTTTTGGCTAAACTTCTGATGCAAAACGCTCACGACAAGGCTATCTTGGAAGAGCATAAACTCTGA